Below is a genomic region from Halorubrum depositum.
GAACGGGGCCTGCGGGCCTTCGTCGTCGCCGCCGTCGTCGGTCGTCTCGCCGGGGAACGACGGCGACATGCCGCCGCTGCTGGTGCCACCGAGGTCGCCGTCGGCGCCGGAGTCCATGCCGGTGTCGGCGTGGACCGTCTCGATCTCCGGGATCTCCTTGACCATCCGGGACTTGATCGCCTGGATCGTCATCGGCGAGATCCCGCAGCCGGAGCAGGCGCCGCCGAGTTGGATCGTGACCTCGCCGTTCTCGCGGTCGAGGTGGCTGATGGCGGCGCTCCCGCCGTGCATCTGGATCTGCGGGAAGTTGCGCCGCAGGAAGTTCGTGATCCGCTCGCGGAGCTCGTTTTCCCCGTCGGCAGTGTCCGTGCTCATGCCAGCGAATTGGCGGTCGGCGGGCTTATGCCTTTGGTTCGACCGGACTCGAACCGCGAGAACCGACGTTTCGGACGACGAGCCGGTGGCGATCGCTACTCCGGCCGGTCGACCTGAAACGTCCGGTGGAGCTCCGTTTCGATCCGCTCGACGTACTCCTCGAGCGTCTCCTCGAACGTCTCGTCGTCGACGAGGACGCCCTCCAGCCGATCGCGCGGGTTCTCGGGGAGCTCGACGCGGAACTCGCCGTCCTCGTAGAACGGCTCGGACTCGTTGAGGACCGTCTGGTCGATCCCGTGGATGAGCTGGGAGTCGCGACGCTCGTTCATGTGGTTGAACGCGTTCTTGTACGCGCGCTGGAGCTCCTGGAAGTAGTGGACGTACTTGTCCTCGAACTTCTCGGGGTCGAACTCGTCGGCCATGTTCTGAGCGAGGATTCGACGGGGAAAAAGGCGCTCGATCGGCGTCCGAGTGGCTTAGATGGGCAGACACCACGACAGAGGCAGCGTGACGACCGTGTCCGGCGACTGCCCGGTAGGCTGATCGAGCCCGAATAAACCGTATTCAGCGATATCAAAATGACATTCGGTGCCAGACTGCAGTGCAGGAGAGGAGTCAGTTTTGACGGAATTGCCGTCGACTCGCGGTGACCCGCTCTAGTTACTACTCGATCTTGAGCTTCTGTGATTGAACGACGAGACGAGCGGACGAAACCGCGAGGTTTCCGTACTGCCGGTGGGCTGACGCTCCCAGGCGGTAGGCTCAGTAAAGGGCACCCGATCGGTCGTGCAGGACCGGCACCGGGGCAATGAGCGCGACGCACTCACCGTAAACACGAGTGGTAGTCCATTCGTCAGCGGGCCCTCTCCGGGAGTGTTCTGGGTGGTCTCACTCTCGGGTCGCACTTCGGGCGCTGAGATGTTCGGTCGCGGACTCCCTTGATCGAGGTGGGCCGCAGTCGACGCGCTCGTGGGTCGGCTAAGTGGGTGGCCGCTCCGATTCGATAGCGGACGCTTAGGTCCCGAGTAATAACGTCTTCCGTCCTACTTCAGGGCATATTGCAACGGTTGCCCCCTTCGAAGATGTCATCTCTCAAACTCAGTAGACGGTCGATTCTGGCGCTCGCCGGTGTCGGGCTGACGGGTGGGTGTACTCGGCGGGCCGAGACCGCAGCCTCCCGCGACGAACAGCGACCGCTCTCAGTACGAATCAAGACAGTTCCTGCCGACCGGGACGCGGCAGCGATGAAACTCGCGCGATACCTAGCGACGCAACTCCAACAGGTCGGGATCGGTGCTACCGTCGTCCCAATGAGTCGCGAGCAACTCCGCCAGTCGGTCCTCACGAACCACGACTTCGAGATGTACGTCTACCGCCTCCCGCTCCGTCGAGACCCGGATTTTCTTCGTCCGGCCCTGCACTCCCGATTTGCACCCGACGGCGGGTGGCAGAATCCATTCGGGACCGAGGACCGACCGCTCGACAAACTACTGAAGCGGCAGCGGACCGAACGCGGAACAGCTCGGACCTCGACGCTACGTGAGATCCAAACCCGCCTCGTCGGGGACCAGCCGTTCACCCCCATCGCAGTCCCGGACTCGACGTGGGCGAGTCGCCCTGATCGGGTCGAATGGCCCGGCAGAGTACCGCCGCACAGCGCCTTGTCGTACCTCTCGGCCCGAACGGTCGACTCCGATTCGACCGCGACGACGTCGACGACGGCGACGTCGACTTCGGAAACCCGGCTTCGGATGGCGCTGACCGACGCGCGACCGACCGAGAACCTGAACCCGTTATCCGCGTCGTTCCGGGCCGGCAGATCGATCGTTCGACTCGTCTACGATTCGCTCGGCCGGACGTACGACGGAGCCGTTCGGCCGTGGATGGCCTCGTCGTGGACGTGGCACGAGGGCGACTCTAACGCGCTGTCCGTCGACCTCCGCGAGGGCGTCGAGTGGCACGACGGGAGGTTGGTAACCGCATCCGACGTGGCGTTCACGTTCGACCTCCTCTCCGATACCGCTCTCGGGTCGCTCGACCGACCGGTCCCGTCGCCGCGGTACCGTGGCCGCACGTCGCTCGTCAACGAGATCACCACGCAGTCGTCGCACGAGCTGACGCTCGAGTTTGGCGACGTGGACGAGTCGGTCGCCAAGCGCGCGTTGTCGGTCCCGATACTCCCGAAACACGTCTGGGAGCAGTACGCGCGCCGGACGAAAGCGGCCCGGATCGACGGTAGCGACCGCACGGAGGCACTCGAGCGGAAGAACCTCGATCCGGTCGGAAGCGGCCCGCTTCGGGTGACCGAGGCGGCCCCGGGAGAGTCGCTCTCGATGGAACCGTTCGAGTCGCACTTCCTCTCGACGGGGGGCGTCGGCGAGTCGCTCGTCGAGTTCGACGGCGGCTTCTCGTTCGACGCGCTGGAGTTCACCGTCCTCCCGTCCGGTGGAGCCGTCGTCGAACTGCTGTCGGATGGCACCCTCGACGCGTCGGCGAACTCGCTGTCCCCCGGAGCGGCGAAGAAGGCGAGGGAAGACGACGAACTCGCCGTGGAAACCGGAGAACCGCAGTGGTGCTATCACGTCGGCTACAATCACCGAAGGCCGCCGTTCGACGATGCCGGGTTCAGACGGGCGGTCGCCCGACTCGTGGACCGGTCGTCCCTCGTTGACACGCTGTTCGACGGCGAGGCGACACGGGTCGTGTCTCCGCTCGGGACGACGCGGTACGCGCCCGAGGGCGACGAGTGGGACGACTCGCTCGCCGACGTCCGGTTCCTCGGCGAACCCGGAAGCGACTCTCTCGACGTCAAAAGAGCGAAGTCGACGTTCTGTGACGCCGGGTACACGTATTCGTCTGACGGCGAGCTGCTGATAGACGAATGAACGCCTCGCCCCTGCTGTCGATACTGGGAGCGGTCCTCAGTGGAGCGGCGCTCGCGCTCCTCGGTGCGACGCTCATCGTCGTCGGTCCGACTCGGCTTCGGCTCAGCGTCGGCACCGTCCGTGAGCGCGTTCGAGACGCCGCGCCGTACCTCGGGTTGCTCGCCGTGGTACTCGTCGTAAACAAGGTCGCTCGTGACGTCGGTCCGGCGGTCTCGTGGGCCATCGGGTGGAACGTGACCGGCCTCATCTACGCTATCGAGGGCGACTTCGTCGAACACGTCCAGTCGCTGGCGACGCCCACGCTCACTGCCGTCTTCTCGACGGTGTACCTCTCCGGCTACGTCTTCCTGCTCTCGTTCCCGTTCGTGGCCTACCTCTTCTCGGACGACCGGCGACCGCTGAAACTCACCGCGGTGGCGTACGCGGCGAACTACGTGATCGGGCTGACCTGCTACATCCTTTTCATCTCGTACGGGCCGCGAAACCTCCTCCCGGAGCACGTCGACTCGCTCCTCTACGCGACGTACCCGCAGACGCAGATCCTCACCGGCGAGGTGAACGTGAACACGAACGTCTTCCCCTCGCTCCACACCTCGCTGTCGGTGACGACGGCCATCGTTGCCCTGCGGACGCGGAGGACGTATCCCGTGTGGGCGGTCGTCGCCCCGATCATCGCGGCCATGGTCGCCTTCGCGACGATGTATCTCGGAATCCACTGGGCCGTCGACGTCGCCGCCGGGTGCGTCCTCGGCGCCGTGAGCGTCGCCGTCGGAGACCGGCTCATCGACCGCCGCACGAACGGGACATAACCACCAGTGACCGGGGCGGTCCGTCCTCGTCGCCGTTCGTTCTCACCGTCCGCCCCGTACCGACGTACCGGCCGGTGGTCCGAGAGGCCGTCGAGCGCGTCTCCACTGCGAGATCGTCCCGCGCTTCCGGGGCATCCCAAACATAGTTGGTGGAAGACCCAACACCGTGAAGACGGTATTACCGATATGCCGAAACGAACCGACGACGAAGCTCATTCGTCCCTCCTCTACCCCGATCGGATCGAGGATGAGTCTTCATCCAATCAACGGTCGTCACCGCGTACGCCGGTTCTCTCGACGCTCAAGCGTGCGCTCACCGCCGTCGTGCTCTCCCTCTGGACGGTCGTCGAAACGAACGCTGCAGCGACACGGTCCGCCGGCGCGGAGTTCCGCAGGTCGTCCGCCGCTCTCGGTACGCAGTCGGACGAGCGGTCTGCGGTGGCCGCCGGCTCGGGCTCCGGTCGAACGAGTGTCGAATCCCGCGTCTCCGCGACGGACGCCGACCATCCGCTGGTGGGTGTCGACCCCGAACTCCTCAATCCCGAGCGCCGCACCCTCCAAGTCCTCATCGTCGAAGGCGGCGTGGTCGAACAGTCGGCGTTGGTCGAACGCACCCGCTGGACGGACTCGACGATCAGTCGAACCCTCTGTCGGATGGAGACTCAGGGGCGGATCGAGCGACGACGAGAGGGAACCGGGAAGCTCGTTCTCCTGCCGCAGAACCGGGAGAACTGACCGACCTCCGACACGCCACGTCGCCGTTGAGGGGCGATTCGATCCCAAATCAATTAGGTTCCTTCGAGAAATGGACGCGTATCAGTATTTGCGCTGCTCGTTTCGGGACTGACCTCGATACGCGTTGCGGGTACGCGTCGGGGGACAGCGACCGGGGGTAACAGAGACACCGATGACATCTCAGACAACTGTTCCACAGGATTCGAAGGAAACGGTCCTCGGACGAATGACGGACGCGGTCTTCGCGCTTGACGACCGATGGCGGTTCACGCATCTCAACGATCGCGCGGAGGAGGTGCTGGACGCCGAGGAGGAAAACCTCCTCGGCGAGGCGGTGTGGGACGAGTTCCCAGAGGCCCGCAACACGACGTTCTACCGGGAGTACCGCCGAGCGGTCGAAGCGCAGGAACCCGTCTCGTTCGAGGAGTACTTCGAGCCGTTGGAGGCGTGGTTCTCCGTCCGGGCGTATCCCTCGGAGTCCGGCCTCACCGTCTACTTCCGTGACGTGACCGACGAGCACGACCGGCGAGCCGAACTCGAACGCGAACGCGCGCGGCTCGCGGTTCGCGAGCGGTTCGACGACGTCCTCACCGACGTGTCGAAACTGGGAACGAACGCGCCGAGCCTCGCCGACTTCCAGAGCCGACTGACCGATCGCTTCCACCGTGTCGACGGGATCCGCGCCGTTCGGATCGACGAGGTCGAAACCGGGGAGCCCGCGGCGGACCGACAGGACGGCGTCGGGAACCTCGAGTTCGGTCCGGAGCTCCCGGGCGGGTTCGTCGACGCCGTCGACCGCCGCGACGTCACGCGGGTGTCGACCGCACAGACGAACGCGGAGTGGTCGGATATCGCCGGTGACGAGTTAGTGTTCGTTCCGCTCGTCACCGGGAGCCAGTTCTACGGCGTCGCGACGTTCTCCGTCGAGGAGCGTCTCGGCTCGTACGCGTGCGAGTCGTTGTTCGGTCACGTGGCCGAGACGATCGGGTGCGCCGTCGAGAACCTGTTCCGGCGTGAAAAGTGGCGATCGGTCGCCCACACCCTCGAACAGGTCGACGCGGGAGCGTACGTCGTCGATGCCGACGACGACATCGTGTGGGTGAACGACTCGTTCGCCGAGTACGTCGGCATCGACCCCGTCGACATCGTCGGCAGCGACAACGAGCTGTTCGTCGAACACCGTCTCGCGTCGGTGCTCGCCGACGCCGAGCAGTTCACGCGGCGTCTCTCGGGCGCCAGGTCGACGAGCGACGACCGACCGGAGGACCGTACCGCCCGGGTCACCGAGAGTTACGACCGGGAGGAACGGGTGCTCGAACACGAGGCGGAACCGGTCGAGGTCGGCAGGTTCGAGGGCGGAACCGCTCACGTCTTCGAGGACGTCACCGAAGAGGCGGCCGCGGAGCGATCGTTGGCCGAGACCGAATGGATCCGCGAGTCGCTCCTCGAGAGCTTCCCGGGGATGGCGTATCGGTGCCGAGACGACAGCGAATGGGAGATGGACTTCGTCGCCGGGACCGTCGAGTCGCTCACTGGGTACGGCGCCGGAGAGATCCAGTCGACCGTTTCGTGGGGCGACACGGTCGTGGACCCGCGAGACCGACGGAACGCCTGGGAGTCGATCCGATCGCAACTCGAAGACGGCGACACGTTCGAGGTGAACTACCGGATCGCCCGCCGCGACGGCACGACCCGATGGGTCTGGGAGCGCGGGCGCCGCGTCGAGACGCGAGACGGGACGCGTCTCGCCGGGTTCGTCAGTGACGTGACGGAGAAGCGAAACACGGAGGACCGCCTCAAGTGGGAGGAAGGCCGGTTCCAGTCGCTCGTCGAGCACGTCTCCGGATACGCCATCTTCACCGTGAACCGCGAGGGGCGCATCGAAAGCTGGAACGACGGTGCGGAGGCCATCACCGGATACGATGCGGACGAAGCGACCGGAAGACACCTCTCGTCGTTCGCCCCTGCCGATAGGGACGACAGCTGCCTCTCCGAGTCACACCTGACCGAAGCGTCCCTCTCCGGCGAGTCGTACGACGAGGGGTGGGTACAGACCAGCGACGGCCGCCCGTTTTGGGGCCGCGTGGTCCTTCGGGCGATCACCGACGAGGACGGCGGTGACGTGTACGGGTTCGTTGCAGTCATCCGGGACATGACCGAGCAGCGGGAGCGACGGCGTGAGCTCGAACACCAGCGCGACGAACTCGTCACGCTGAACCGAATCAACGCCGTCGTTCGCGACATCGACCGGGCGCTCGTTCAGGCGCGGAGTCGCGAGGAGATCCGTACCGCGATCTGTGAGCGACTCGCGGACGACGAGCGGTACGAACTGGCGTGGATCGGCGAGAGCGACCACGCCCGCAACGTGGTCACTCCCATCGAGTGGGCCGGAGACGAGACGGAGTACGTGGACGGCCTCGACGTGAGGATCGACGGCGAGCGCGGGGGCGGCCCGGTCGGACGGTCACTCGAGTCCGGGACCATCTCGGTCGTCCAGCGGATCGCCGACAACCCGGCGTTCGGCCCGTGGCGCGAGGACGCGCTCGAAAACGGGTTCGAATCGAGCGCGTCGATCCCCATCGAGTACGGCGGCGTCCCCTACGGCGTCCTCTGCGTCTACAGCGGCGAGGCCGGGGCGTTCGACGAGCGCGAAAAGCGACTGCTCGCCGAACTCGGAGAGATGGTCGGATACGCCCTCAACGCCGTCGACCGGAAGCAGGCGCTCGTCGAAGAGTCGATGACCGAGATATCGATGGAGCTGACCGAGAGCCTCTCGGATTTCACCGACCTCACGCACGGCACTGACGGCCGCGTGACGCTCACCAGTTCGGTCGAGACGGGCGACGGGGCGTTCCGGCAGTACATTCGAACGGACGGCATCGACCCCAACGACGTCGCCGAGGTCCTGGAGGAGAACGAGCGGGTCCGTTCCGTCGAGGTCCTCAGCGACCACGCGGCGAACGGGTCGCTCGCGATCAGTACGGACACCGCTCCCCTCATGCAGACCGTCGCCGTCTACGGCGGTCGCGTCGGCGAGGTCGTCGCCGAGGGCGATACGGTCTCCATCGACGCTCGGTTCCCCACGGAAACGAACATCCGTTCAGTCATCGAGCGGTTCCGCGAGCTGTACCCGGACCTCGAAGTGATCGCTAAGCGCCCCGTCTCGCCGGAGGACGAGGCGGAGCGTCTCGCGACGCTGGTCGCAGACGAACTGACTGGTCGGCAGGCCGAGGTGCTGGAGACGGCGTATCAGGCCGGCTACTACGAGTGGCCGCGCGATACGGACGGGACGGAGCTCTCGAACCAACTGAACGTGTCGGCGGCAACGCTGTCTCAACACCTTCGCACCGCACACGACAAAGTCGTCGGGAGCATCGTCAAACAGCGACTGGAGTGACGGCGGACACCGCCGCGAGCGCGAGAGCGTGGTCCGGGTCGGTGACGGAGGCAGACCGCGACCGAACTGATACCGGGACTCGCGTTCGCTCCCCGGGCGCAGCGTTCGTGGCTGTGACCGATCCGGTTACAGTGCGAGCGACACGGTCCCGCAGAACATGAACAGGGAGACGAACTGCCGTGCGCGAACCATGGAGACGTCGAAGTATTCCGAGTGACCCAGTCCCGAGGAGACGAGCGCCAGTGCGACGAACGCCGCGCTGACCGGCGCGAAACGACCGGTGAACATCGGTTTACGCATCGCCTCCGGTGCGCCGTCGTGAGGTGTCGGTACGGCCTGTCGATCCCTGAATGACCATGAGTGCCAATCGACGCACCGACATTTATTTATCAGGTGTGTAAGCGCTCCGGGAGAGTCAGCGACGGGAGTCTCGGGGTCCCTCTCCGGCGTACGCGTAGCTCCGCCGGGGGTGCGGACTGCCGTTACGGATGGGAAGCGCGACGCGATCGGGGCGGACCGTCACCGTACCCGCCCGTCAGTCGCGCGTGAGTGCTCGATGGCCGAAGAAGAGCACGACGAGTGCCGCGGGAATGAGCGAGGTCGACGTACCGAACGGGTTGAGGCTCGAGACGGCGAGGGCGACGCCGGCGACGCCGAAGAGGAGCACCCCTAGTTCGACGGCCCGTTCTCCCGATACCTCGCCGTCTCCGATGGACCGCATCGCCGTGCGACTATCGCTGTTCCGTTCAGTCGCAAAGGTGGGTCGGCGCGCCCCGCTGTCGGCGGTCGCGCCCTCGGTCTCGTCCGCGGTCAGGGCGTCTGCGGCACGCGACGAGAACACCTGGCCGGTCTCTCGTTCGAATTCGAGTCGGCCGGCCGAGTCGAGGTGCGGGAGGTCGAAGTCGTAGAGGACGCTGTGGATCTCCTCGTCGGTGGGGACCATTTCGTCGGTCTCCTCCTCGAACCACTCCGAGAGGGCGGTGGTCAGCTCACCGATCGTAACGGGGGTCTGAGGGCGTTCGTCGACGATCGAGACGATGGTGTCCCGGCGCTGCAGCTCGGAGACGCCGCCGAGGCCGGGTCTGTCGTCGAGCCTTGGCCCCGACCCCTCTTCGAAGTCGTCCGAGCCGGTCGGCGACCAAGGGGGTACCATTGACGGGAGGAACTATGGGATCTATAAAAATAAAACCCGTGGTGGCGCTGGGGCCTGATTCGGGATATTTCCCCTTGTTAGCCTCCGAGACCCTTATCTTACCCATAATAATTGCCGCATAGGACTTGGAACCCGACAGCGGGAGCGGGACCGCACGCGAAGCTATGAGAGGATCACACCTATTCAACGACGGATGCGAGCGACCGTCCGACGACGGCATGAGCGCGACGAACGACAGCGACGGGAGGCGTCAATGAGCGGAGACGTCAACATCGCCGATCCGATCCTGGGCGACGAAGAGGTCTCGCGCATCGAGTCGGTCGTCGACTCCGGGATGATCGCCGACGGTCCCGAAGTTCGCGAGTTCGAAGCCGAGTTCGCGGACTACTGCGACGCCGACGAGGCCGTCGCGACGTCGAACGGCACCACGGCGCTCCACACGGCGCTCGAAGCGGTCGGTGTCGGGCCCGGTGACACGGTGCTCACCACGCCGTTCTCGTTCGTCGCGACGGCGAACGCCATTCGGTTCGCGGGCGCCACGCCGGTGTTCGCGGACGTCGACCCCGAGACGTTCAACCTCGACCCCGAACGCGTCGAGGCGAAGCTCGAAGCGCTCGATGGACGCGTCGACGCGATGGTCGTCGTCCACCTCTACGGGCTCCCGGCACCGATGGACCGGTTGCGCGAACTCGCGGACGAGTACGACGTGGCCATCGTCGAAGACGCCGCACAGGCTCACGGGGCGACGTACCACGACAGCCCGGTCGGGTCGCTCGGCGACGCCGCGTGTTTCTCGTTTTACCCGACGAAGAACATGACCACGGGCGAGGGCGGCATGGTCGTCACCGACGACCAACGGGTCGCCGACGCCGCGGCGAGTTTCATCAATCACGGCCGCGAGACCGACGGGTATCGACACGTCTCGCTCGGACACAATTTCCGAATGACGAGCATCGCCGCCGCGATGGGGCGGGCGCAACTCGAACGGCTGCCCGGGTTCGTCGAGCGCCGCCGTGAGAACGCGGCGAGACTCGATGAACTGCTCGCGGAGACGAACGCCGTCACACCGGTGAGTCCCGACGGCTGTGGGCACTCCTACCACCAGTACACGATCCGCGTCGGCAACCGCGATTCGGTCGCCGAGCGGCTCGACGAACACGGGATCGGAAGCGGAGTGTACTACCCGCGATGTATCCACGACCAACCCGCATATGACGCACTCGACGTGAGTGCCCCGGCCGCGGAGCGCGTCGCTGATCAGGCGCTGTCACTCCCAGTGCATCCGGCGCTCGACGAGGAGGAAGTCGAACGAGTCGGGAGCGTCCTCCGCGACGAGGTGACCGTCGAGCCGCCGGCCGACCCCGCGCGGACGACCGTGGAGGTGTCCAATGACTGACGACACCGTCAGCGCGGGCGTCGTCGGCGTCGGCAGCATGGGGCAGAACCACGCCCGCGTCTACGACGAACTCGAGGAGACGGACCTCGTCGGCGTCTTCGACGTGGACGACGACAACGCGGCGGACGTCGCCGCGGAGTACGGGACGACTTCGCGGTCGATGGCCGATCTCCTCGACGTCGTCGACGTCGTCTCCGTCGCCGTGCCGACCCAGTTCCACTACGAGAACGCGAAGCGCGCCCTCGAAGCCGACGTGGACGTGCTCGTGGAGAAACCGTTCGTCGCCGACCCCGAGAAGGGCCAAGAGCTCATCGACATCGCGGACGAGCGCGACCTCACGTTACAGGTCGGCCACATCGAACGGTTCAACCCCGCGGTCCAGACGCTTCGTGACCTCGTGGACGAGTTGAACATCTACGCGGTGTCGACCGAACGGGTCGGGCCGCCGATAGACCGCGCCATCGACGACTCGGTCATCATGGATCTGATGATCCACGACCTCGACATCGTGCTCGACATCGTCGACGGCGACGTCGACTCGTACAGTTCGGTCGGCACCCCCGACTGCCGCTACGCCAACGCAACCCTCCGATTCGACTCCGGCGTGACTGCGTCTCTCACCACGAGCCGCGTCACCCAAGAGAAGGTCCGCGGACTCACCATCTCAGCGGAGGAGTGCCGCGTCAAGGTCGACTACATCGACCAGAGCATCGAAATCCACCGCTCGTCGGTGCCGGCGCACATCGACGACGACTCCTTCGTGCGCCACCGACACGAGAACTTCGTCGAGACGCTCACCGTCGAACAGGTCGAACCCCTGAAGAGCGAACTCAGCTCGTTCGCGCACGCCGCCGAGACGGGAGAAGACCCCGTCGTGGACGGAAAGCAGGGGCTCCGCGTGCTGAAATTGACGAAATCGCTGGACAGCGCGGCGCAGTCGGGATCGGCCGATAGCCCGAACATTTCTGCCGACGCGGACTGACCGTCGCCGATCGACGGCGTGAACCGACGTAACCGGCTGCAACAATCCGAATTAAGCCGATTTTCAACCCGACGATGTCTGACGGTTGTTGAAAACCCAACAATGCCCCCGTCTTGCGATTTGGGGCGTTGAAACAGTGTGAAACAGTCGTGGAAACGGAAATGAAATACCTTAGAGCCGGGCGTAAACAGACGAAAACATTTGGAAAATCCGGAACTATCTCACCGGTTTATTTGGTCCCTCTGTGATGGTACGAGCGACGATGACTGCCCAAGTAGACGTCCCCGAAGACTCGCTGCTCGAACCGCAAGCGGAGGAAGAGACGACAGATCTCGACGCTGACGAGGTGTACCATCTACTCCAGAACGAGCGCCGCCGGAAGGTCCTCGAGTATCTGCGCGGCCGCGAGGGCCCGGTCCAGATGCGCGACATCGCGGAGCAGGTCGCCGCGTGGGAGCACGACACGACGGTGCAGGCGCTGATGTCCGACCAGCGGCAGCGCGTGTACATCGCGCTGTACCAGGCGCACCTCCCGAAACTCGACGAAGAGGGGGTCATCGACTACAACCAGAGCCGAGGGATCGTCGAGAAGAACCCCCCCGCCCAGGAGCTCATCGCCCACCTCGAACAGCCGGGAGACGACGACGAGTCCGACGCCGACGAGTCGGAGCAGGCGTGGGGGAAGTACTACCTCGGCGTGTCGGGCGTGAGCGCGCTCCTGATCGGTGCGTCGGGACTGGGTCTCCCCGCGATCAGTTCCGTTCCGCACCTGTTCGTCGCCCTCGCGGTAATGAGCGTGTACACCGCGCTCTCGTTCTGGCAAGTGCTCGACGAGTCCGGCGACGCGGACGAAGAATAAGGCTTTCCGCACCAGACGCCCGGCGACGCGCCGACTGCTCCGATATAAACGCCGCTTGCGGTGTGAGATGAGTATCTGAGCGTTGTAGAGCGGTGAGTACCCAGTACGACCACCGGAGGTCGTCGAATCTGTCCTCCGTGAGATTAATACGGGAGAGCCTGATTCAGGGATATACGAGTTAGATCTGATGAACATAACTGTGCGTTCGCAGCCGAGTCGAGAAGGCGGAACGCTCGACTGCGGAGTGACTCACCACCACTATCCGAGTGACCACACCCGCACAGAGCCGCGTTCCTCGTGACGATGTCTCAGACCCGAGCCTTGTTCGTGATGGCCGCGTTCGTCTTCCTCGCGGCCATCGCCCCTGCGTCCGTCACCGCGACGCCGGTCGCACAGCAGAACGGGACGATCGTCCAAGCCGAGTTCACCGACCCGGTGCCGGTCGAAGGCGCCAACGGGTCCGCGTACCTCTGGGAGTCGGAACCCAACGGCCTGCGGGTGACGGTCCCCCCCTCTAACGGGTCGGAGCTCTACGAGGTCTGCGTGCAGAACGAGACCGGTGCGCAGATCGTCTGCGACAACCAGAGAGCCGCGTCAGGGGACCGAGCGGTGACGATGGACCTCGCCGACCTCTCGGCGTTTCGGGAGACGCAGAACGTCACCGTCGTCCTCTGGCCCGGCTCTCCGGGCGAGTCCGAGCCGATCGGCTCCGACACGATCAGCATCAGGGTCGTCGAGAAGGACGGCGACATCGACGGCGACAAACTCTCGAATGCGGAGGAGCTGTCGCACAACACCTCGATGCTCCTGATGGACACCGACAGGGACAGCCTCAGCGACGGGGCCGAGGTGAACAACTACGGCACGTCGCCGACGTCGGCCGACACCGACGGCGACAACCTGTCGGACGCGGCCGAGCTGTCGAGATCGCTCGACCCGACGGACCCGGACACCGATGGCGACGGGATTCCCGACGGCGTCGAGGTGGAACGCGGGTTGGCGCCGAAGGACCCGAACGCCGATACGGACGGTGACGGCCTGTCAGACGCCTACGAGTACGAACACGGTAGCGACCCGACGAAAGTGGACACCGACGGCGACGGACTGAACGACGGGTTGGAGGCGCGGCTGGGGACGGGTCCGGACGACGGCCGTACCACGCCGATGCTCCTGTTCGCGGGCCTGACGCTCTTCGGTATCTCCGT
It encodes:
- a CDS encoding NifU family protein, whose amino-acid sequence is MSTDTADGENELRERITNFLRRNFPQIQMHGGSAAISHLDRENGEVTIQLGGACSGCGISPMTIQAIKSRMVKEIPEIETVHADTGMDSGADGDLGGTSSGGMSPSFPGETTDDGGDDEGPQAPF
- a CDS encoding ABC transporter substrate-binding protein yields the protein MALTDARPTENLNPLSASFRAGRSIVRLVYDSLGRTYDGAVRPWMASSWTWHEGDSNALSVDLREGVEWHDGRLVTASDVAFTFDLLSDTALGSLDRPVPSPRYRGRTSLVNEITTQSSHELTLEFGDVDESVAKRALSVPILPKHVWEQYARRTKAARIDGSDRTEALERKNLDPVGSGPLRVTEAAPGESLSMEPFESHFLSTGGVGESLVEFDGGFSFDALEFTVLPSGGAVVELLSDGTLDASANSLSPGAAKKAREDDELAVETGEPQWCYHVGYNHRRPPFDDAGFRRAVARLVDRSSLVDTLFDGEATRVVSPLGTTRYAPEGDEWDDSLADVRFLGEPGSDSLDVKRAKSTFCDAGYTYSSDGELLIDE
- a CDS encoding helix-turn-helix transcriptional regulator, with amino-acid sequence MLSLWTVVETNAAATRSAGAEFRRSSAALGTQSDERSAVAAGSGSGRTSVESRVSATDADHPLVGVDPELLNPERRTLQVLIVEGGVVEQSALVERTRWTDSTISRTLCRMETQGRIERRREGTGKLVLLPQNREN
- a CDS encoding phosphatase PAP2 family protein; protein product: MNASPLLSILGAVLSGAALALLGATLIVVGPTRLRLSVGTVRERVRDAAPYLGLLAVVLVVNKVARDVGPAVSWAIGWNVTGLIYAIEGDFVEHVQSLATPTLTAVFSTVYLSGYVFLLSFPFVAYLFSDDRRPLKLTAVAYAANYVIGLTCYILFISYGPRNLLPEHVDSLLYATYPQTQILTGEVNVNTNVFPSLHTSLSVTTAIVALRTRRTYPVWAVVAPIIAAMVAFATMYLGIHWAVDVAAGCVLGAVSVAVGDRLIDRRTNGT
- a CDS encoding DUF5783 family protein yields the protein MADEFDPEKFEDKYVHYFQELQRAYKNAFNHMNERRDSQLIHGIDQTVLNESEPFYEDGEFRVELPENPRDRLEGVLVDDETFEETLEEYVERIETELHRTFQVDRPE